From a single Terriglobales bacterium genomic region:
- a CDS encoding DUF4190 domain-containing protein: MAIASLVLGLTWILCGGLTAIPAIILGHISRSKIKKSQGRLQGDGMALAGVILGYIGIGYFILILAAIAIPNLLRSRIAANESSAIGSIRTINTAAVTYASAYPTIGFSASLGALGGPAPCTTMTSTTACLIDQAVASGQKSGYNFTYEASDTNGDQVMDAYLVRAVPVVAGTTGMRSFCSDESGVIRFTTSEPCTKESPPLQ, translated from the coding sequence ATGGCGATAGCCAGCCTCGTCCTGGGATTGACCTGGATCCTGTGTGGCGGGTTGACTGCCATTCCCGCGATTATCCTGGGCCACATTTCCCGTTCCAAGATCAAGAAGAGCCAGGGCCGGCTTCAGGGCGACGGGATGGCATTGGCCGGCGTGATTCTGGGGTATATCGGTATCGGATATTTCATCCTCATCCTCGCTGCCATCGCCATTCCCAACCTGCTGCGCTCCCGCATCGCGGCCAACGAATCCAGCGCCATCGGAAGCATTCGGACCATAAACACCGCCGCGGTCACCTACGCCTCGGCCTATCCCACCATCGGCTTCTCGGCCAGCCTAGGGGCCCTGGGTGGCCCTGCTCCTTGCACCACGATGACCTCCACGACAGCCTGTCTGATTGATCAGGCCGTGGCTTCTGGCCAAAAGTCCGGATACAACTTTACCTACGAGGCCAGCGATACCAACGGAGACCAGGTGATGGACGCCTACCTTGTGCGGGCCGTCCCCGTCGTAGCAGGCACCACCGGGATGCGATCGTTCTGCAGCGATGAGAGCGGCGTCATTCGCTTCACGACGTCGGAACCCTGCACCAAGGAATCGCCGCCCCTGCAATGA
- a CDS encoding NAD(P)-dependent oxidoreductase — protein MKVAFLGLGIMGGPMAANLVKAGHEVTVWNRTPGKRVEGARTAASPRQAAQGAEAVWLCVANTAAVEQVLFGKDGVEPALRAGMVVADSSTISPASTIEFAQRIRARGADCLDAPVTGSKAGAESAQLIFIVGGAEATIAKVRPLFDAMGKKVLRMGENGKGQAAKLAMNLMIALIYEGFAEALTLAGRLGVEPATLLELIQSSMVRSGVVDYKAPFVLRRDFSPNFPLRLMHKDIHLMLDAARTLGLKLPGIETVDQVYEQASAAGHDDLDYAATLMTVETSSG, from the coding sequence ATGAAAGTCGCATTCTTGGGACTGGGAATCATGGGCGGCCCCATGGCCGCCAATCTGGTGAAGGCCGGGCACGAGGTCACCGTCTGGAACCGCACGCCGGGCAAGCGCGTGGAAGGCGCGCGCACGGCCGCCTCGCCCCGCCAGGCGGCCCAAGGCGCCGAAGCCGTCTGGCTCTGCGTCGCGAACACCGCAGCGGTCGAGCAGGTCCTGTTCGGCAAAGACGGCGTGGAGCCGGCGCTGCGCGCGGGCATGGTGGTGGCGGATTCCAGCACCATCTCACCCGCCTCAACCATCGAGTTCGCCCAGCGCATCCGCGCCCGCGGCGCCGACTGTCTCGACGCCCCGGTCACCGGCTCGAAAGCCGGCGCCGAAAGCGCTCAGCTCATCTTCATCGTGGGCGGCGCGGAAGCGACCATCGCCAAAGTCCGCCCGCTCTTCGATGCCATGGGGAAAAAAGTCCTGCGCATGGGCGAGAACGGCAAAGGCCAGGCCGCCAAGCTGGCCATGAACCTGATGATTGCTCTCATCTATGAGGGGTTTGCCGAGGCCTTGACGCTGGCCGGCCGGCTGGGGGTCGAGCCGGCCACGCTGCTCGAACTCATCCAGTCCTCCATGGTCCGCTCCGGCGTGGTGGACTACAAAGCGCCCTTCGTCCTGCGCCGCGACTTTTCCCCCAACTTCCCCCTGCGCCTCATGCACAAGGACATCCACCTGATGCTCGACGCCGCCCGCACGCTCGGCCTGAAGCTGCCGGGGATCGAGACTGTGGACCAGGTGTACGAACAGGCCTCCGCCGCCGGCCATGATGATCTGGATTACGCCGCCACGCTGATGACGGTGGAGACCAGTAGCGGGTAG
- a CDS encoding DUF4147 domain-containing protein, giving the protein MSFQPEDVGGFREMRETAESIFRNALKESSIAEAFDRHLDFGRGVLRVAEDLYHLDSYRRLLVISMGKGAHAMAHALASKMGTRAEGIVAGSTDQSAQVPGFRYFSGGHPAPNAESLRAAAAISHSLQALTADSLVLYLISGGASSMVEQPIDPEITLDDLIATHHALVFSGAPIAEINAIRKHLSAVKGGRLALMAAAAQQVSVLVSDVADSALDALASGPTMPDPTSADDCYRVARQYGMLANFPAAVRQLFETRALEETPKPGDPLFHRSRWWPVLSNSTALKAAAKAAADCGFAVDIDNSCDDWDYARAADHLLERLRDRRRNEPRLCLLSGGEVTVEVKEGAGVGGRNQHFALYCAQKIAGENITVLSAGTDGVDGNSLAAGAVVDGSTLERARALGLNLAQALAGFASHPLFRAIGDALITGPTGNNVRDLRILLAWSPPS; this is encoded by the coding sequence ATGTCTTTTCAGCCGGAGGACGTCGGGGGCTTCCGCGAGATGCGGGAGACGGCGGAGAGCATCTTCCGCAACGCCCTGAAGGAGAGCAGCATCGCGGAGGCCTTCGACCGCCACCTCGACTTCGGCCGCGGCGTGCTGCGCGTGGCCGAAGACCTCTACCACCTGGACTCCTACCGGCGGCTGCTGGTGATCTCCATGGGCAAGGGCGCGCACGCCATGGCCCATGCGTTGGCCAGCAAGATGGGGACGCGCGCCGAGGGCATCGTGGCCGGCAGCACCGATCAGTCGGCGCAGGTCCCCGGCTTCCGTTACTTCTCCGGCGGACACCCGGCGCCCAACGCGGAATCGCTGCGCGCGGCCGCCGCCATCTCGCATTCGCTCCAGGCGCTGACCGCGGACTCGCTGGTGCTGTACCTGATCTCTGGAGGCGCGTCCTCGATGGTGGAGCAGCCCATCGACCCGGAGATCACGCTCGACGACCTTATCGCCACCCACCACGCACTGGTGTTCAGCGGCGCTCCCATCGCCGAGATCAACGCCATCCGCAAGCATCTCTCGGCGGTGAAGGGCGGGCGGCTGGCGTTGATGGCGGCGGCGGCGCAGCAGGTTTCCGTGCTGGTCTCCGACGTGGCCGACTCGGCGCTCGACGCGCTGGCCTCTGGACCTACCATGCCCGACCCGACCAGCGCGGACGACTGCTATCGCGTCGCCCGCCAGTACGGCATGCTGGCTAATTTCCCCGCCGCCGTGCGCCAGCTCTTCGAGACGCGCGCGCTGGAGGAGACGCCCAAGCCCGGCGACCCGCTTTTCCATCGCTCGCGCTGGTGGCCGGTGCTCTCCAACTCCACGGCGCTGAAGGCCGCGGCCAAGGCCGCCGCCGACTGCGGCTTCGCGGTGGATATCGACAACTCCTGCGACGACTGGGACTACGCGCGCGCCGCGGACCACCTGCTGGAGCGGCTGCGCGACCGCCGCCGCAACGAACCGCGCCTCTGTCTGCTTTCTGGCGGTGAAGTCACGGTCGAAGTCAAGGAGGGAGCCGGGGTGGGCGGGCGGAACCAGCACTTTGCCCTCTACTGCGCGCAGAAGATCGCCGGGGAGAACATCACCGTGCTCAGCGCCGGTACCGACGGGGTGGACGGCAACAGTCTGGCGGCGGGCGCCGTGGTGGATGGTTCCACGCTGGAGCGCGCCCGCGCACTCGGACTGAACCTGGCTCAGGCGCTTGCCGGCTTTGCCAGTCATCCCTTGTTCCGCGCCATCGGGGATGCCCTGATCACCGGGCCCACGGGAAACAACGTGCGCGACCTGCGCATCCTGCTGGCCTGGTCGCCGCCGTCCTGA
- a CDS encoding alpha/beta fold hydrolase, whose translation MPEIRSLFLSGPAGRLEALLNAGAERATHAALVCHPHPLFGGTLHNKVVFRAMKALNGFGFPVLRFNFRGAGLSAGEHDQGRGEVEDVRAALDWLDREFHLPIVFAGFSFGAWVGLRAACPDARVTALISLGTPADVEGRTYEYSFLRDCAKPKLFVSGARDEFGPPGEVERIVAAAAEPKRLVRVSGADHFFEGSLPTVQSAIEDWLRSILPSAGQPL comes from the coding sequence ATGCCCGAGATTCGCTCCCTCTTTCTCTCCGGCCCGGCCGGCCGGTTGGAAGCCCTGCTGAACGCGGGCGCCGAGCGCGCCACGCACGCGGCGCTGGTGTGCCACCCCCATCCGCTCTTCGGCGGGACGCTGCACAACAAGGTCGTCTTCCGCGCCATGAAGGCGCTGAACGGCTTCGGCTTTCCCGTGCTGCGCTTCAACTTCCGCGGCGCCGGGCTGAGCGCGGGTGAGCACGACCAGGGCCGCGGCGAAGTCGAAGACGTGCGCGCGGCGCTCGACTGGCTCGACCGCGAATTTCATCTCCCCATCGTCTTCGCCGGTTTTTCTTTCGGCGCATGGGTGGGGCTGCGCGCGGCGTGTCCAGACGCGCGGGTCACAGCGCTCATCTCCCTGGGAACGCCGGCGGACGTGGAAGGCCGCACCTACGAGTACAGCTTCCTCCGCGACTGCGCCAAGCCCAAGCTCTTCGTCAGCGGGGCGCGTGACGAGTTCGGCCCGCCGGGCGAGGTGGAGCGCATCGTGGCCGCGGCGGCTGAGCCCAAGCGCCTGGTACGCGTCTCCGGCGCGGATCATTTCTTTGAGGGCAGCCTGCCCACGGTCCAAAGCGCCATCGAGGACTGGCTGCGCTCCATCCTTCCCAGCGCGGGCCAGCCGCTATAA
- a CDS encoding M20/M25/M40 family metallo-hydrolase, which yields MALNAILFPVDVIALTRKLVDVDSTTGREAAVGELLVRELAALGYDAQKMPVEGDRFNVYATPRGQARPAVVFSTHMDTVPPFFPSFEDADKIFGRGACDAKGIIAAQVAAAEKLRKENVAVGLLFLVGEERDSAGAKVANQHAPGSKFLINGEPTENKLAVASKGSLRVEITASGKMAHSAYPELGESAIEKLLAALERLRAVKLPSDPELGPTTVNIGVLEGGRAPNVIADHARAHLLYRLVSPAEKLKQEIVAAVGSLAKVDFVLEIPFVRLRALDGLPTMVAAFTTDTPALSKWGEPLLLGPGSIYVAHTEGEYVEKKQLAEAVDLYCAIAKRLIG from the coding sequence GTGGCGCTGAATGCTATCCTCTTTCCCGTGGACGTCATCGCCCTAACCCGCAAGCTGGTGGACGTGGATTCAACCACCGGGCGCGAAGCCGCCGTAGGCGAGCTGCTGGTGCGGGAGCTGGCGGCGCTCGGCTACGACGCGCAGAAGATGCCGGTGGAGGGCGACCGCTTCAACGTCTACGCCACGCCGCGCGGGCAGGCGCGGCCCGCGGTGGTCTTCTCCACCCACATGGACACGGTGCCACCCTTCTTCCCTTCTTTTGAGGATGCGGATAAGATTTTCGGTCGCGGCGCGTGCGACGCCAAAGGCATCATCGCGGCGCAGGTCGCCGCGGCGGAGAAGTTGCGCAAAGAAAATGTTGCCGTGGGTTTGCTGTTTCTTGTGGGGGAGGAGCGCGACAGCGCGGGCGCCAAGGTCGCGAACCAGCATGCGCCCGGCTCGAAGTTCCTCATCAACGGCGAGCCTACGGAGAACAAGCTCGCAGTGGCGAGCAAAGGTTCGCTGCGAGTGGAGATCACAGCCAGTGGGAAGATGGCGCACTCGGCCTATCCGGAGCTGGGCGAATCGGCCATCGAGAAACTACTGGCGGCGCTCGAGCGCTTGCGTGCCGTAAAACTCCCGAGCGATCCCGAGCTGGGGCCGACGACAGTCAACATCGGAGTCCTCGAAGGCGGACGCGCGCCCAACGTCATCGCCGACCACGCGCGCGCGCATCTGCTCTACCGGCTGGTCAGCCCGGCGGAAAAACTCAAGCAGGAAATCGTGGCCGCGGTGGGCTCCCTGGCCAAGGTGGACTTCGTCCTGGAGATTCCCTTCGTCCGGCTGCGCGCGCTCGACGGCTTGCCCACCATGGTCGCCGCCTTCACCACGGACACTCCCGCGCTTTCGAAGTGGGGCGAGCCGCTGCTCCTCGGCCCCGGCTCGATCTACGTGGCGCACACCGAGGGCGAGTACGTCGAGAAAAAGCAGCTCGCGGAAGCCGTGGACCTCTACTGCGCCATCGCCAAGCGGCTGATCGGCTGA